A window of the Chryseobacterium arthrosphaerae genome harbors these coding sequences:
- a CDS encoding efflux RND transporter permease subunit, translating to MLKKIIDRPVLATVISLIIVILGIIGLNELAVTRFPDISPPTITVSGSYPGGNSETVIRSVVTPLEEQINGVEDMEYMKSTASNDGTFSISIIFKQGVNADQAAVNVQNRVQQATPILPQEVVRMGLTTSKQQNSMVLIFNIYTDDNKQYDETFLQNYANINLIPQVKRVKGVGQAMVFGIKDYSMRIWLNPQKMSSYGLEPADVSRAIADHSLESAPGKLGEESSAALEYVIRYKGKKNKPEQYENIVVKNTGNQIIRLKDVARVEFGAISNTGDNLSNGKNAVTVAIMQTTGSNANQIEIGVNKALDQLSKSFPPGIKYTKVMSTKERLDEATGQVKSTLIEAFILVFIVVFVFLQDFRSTIIPAIAVPVAIIGTFFFLLVLGFTINVLTLFALVLAIGIVVDDAIVVVEAVHSNMEGTDLSGREATHKAMSEITGAVISITLVMSAVFIPIGFMSGSAGLFYKQFAYTLAIAIIISAVNALTLTPALCAVFLKNHHAEEGGKPKGFGQRFAVAFNAGFSNMTNRYAKGVKFLIGRKWIAAGLVVGIIGLAGWLMSSTTKSFVPMEDDGFFMYTLSMPPGTGLTKTTEVSNKINAILKSVDAVQENTSITGYNLLSNSAGPAYAMGFVKLKPKKERGEVQDIQEIVDMANGKLAAIKEGSVMTFRMPPVEGYGMTNDAEIVLQDRMGRDPQVLKAKADEVIGQLMQIPEVAFAYTMFRADYPQLELEVNEDKAKQLGVSISNLLGSVQTYFSGDQSQNFSRFGKFYRVNIKADGVFRMDEQAFNDIFVKNEKGDMVPVNTLITLKKVYGPESVQRYNLYNSLNINVSPKPGISNGALMDKIEKTLNNLPSDYSYEWTGLSLEEKSAGNQTVVILGLCLLFVYLLLAAQYESYILPLAVMLSIPTGIIGAFLGIKTIGLDNNIYVQVGLIMLIGLLAKNAILIVEFAIQRRKAGLSILDSALEGAKARLRPIIMTSLAFIVGMIPLMISTGGMASGNKSISVSAAIGMLSGVVLGVFVIPVLYMFFQYLDEKISSKKKYPAIQNQLTNENI from the coding sequence ATGTTAAAAAAGATAATAGACCGTCCGGTACTGGCGACGGTAATATCCCTCATCATTGTTATTTTAGGGATTATAGGATTAAACGAGCTGGCTGTGACCAGGTTCCCGGACATTTCTCCGCCTACCATTACCGTTTCAGGATCTTATCCGGGAGGAAACAGTGAAACGGTGATCCGTTCCGTAGTAACGCCGTTGGAAGAACAGATCAACGGGGTGGAGGATATGGAATATATGAAGTCTACCGCAAGTAATGACGGTACATTCTCCATTTCGATCATCTTCAAGCAGGGAGTAAATGCTGACCAGGCTGCCGTAAATGTCCAGAACAGGGTGCAGCAGGCCACTCCGATACTTCCGCAGGAAGTGGTAAGGATGGGGCTTACAACATCCAAGCAGCAGAACAGTATGGTATTGATCTTCAATATTTATACGGATGACAATAAGCAGTATGATGAAACTTTCCTGCAGAACTATGCGAATATCAACCTTATTCCGCAGGTTAAAAGAGTAAAAGGAGTAGGACAGGCCATGGTATTCGGGATCAAAGATTACTCTATGAGAATATGGCTGAATCCCCAGAAGATGTCTTCATACGGGCTTGAGCCTGCGGATGTGTCCAGGGCTATTGCCGATCACAGTTTAGAATCTGCCCCGGGTAAACTGGGCGAAGAATCCAGTGCTGCCCTGGAATATGTAATCCGGTATAAAGGAAAGAAAAATAAACCGGAGCAATATGAAAATATTGTAGTAAAAAATACCGGAAACCAGATAATCAGACTCAAAGATGTGGCCCGTGTGGAATTCGGTGCAATCTCGAATACGGGAGATAACCTTTCCAACGGAAAAAATGCAGTTACCGTTGCCATTATGCAAACCACGGGATCTAATGCGAACCAGATTGAAATAGGAGTAAATAAAGCCTTGGATCAATTGTCAAAATCATTCCCGCCAGGCATTAAATATACCAAGGTAATGAGTACCAAAGAAAGACTGGATGAGGCAACAGGACAGGTGAAATCAACCCTGATAGAAGCGTTTATTCTGGTGTTTATCGTAGTATTCGTTTTCTTACAGGATTTCAGGTCTACCATTATTCCGGCCATTGCAGTTCCGGTAGCCATTATCGGTACATTCTTTTTCCTTCTGGTATTAGGATTTACCATCAATGTACTGACGCTTTTTGCCCTTGTACTGGCCATTGGTATTGTGGTTGATGATGCCATTGTAGTGGTGGAAGCCGTGCACAGTAATATGGAAGGAACAGATCTTTCAGGAAGAGAGGCCACCCATAAAGCAATGAGTGAGATCACCGGAGCGGTTATTTCAATTACATTGGTCATGTCTGCGGTATTTATCCCGATCGGATTTATGTCCGGTTCTGCAGGATTATTCTATAAACAATTCGCTTATACCTTGGCAATTGCAATTATTATTTCCGCAGTGAATGCATTGACATTGACGCCTGCCTTGTGTGCGGTCTTCCTGAAAAACCATCATGCAGAAGAAGGCGGAAAGCCAAAAGGTTTCGGGCAAAGATTCGCTGTAGCATTTAATGCCGGATTCAGTAATATGACCAACCGCTATGCAAAAGGGGTAAAGTTCCTGATCGGCCGTAAGTGGATTGCAGCGGGACTGGTTGTGGGAATTATCGGCCTGGCCGGATGGTTGATGTCGAGTACAACTAAAAGTTTCGTTCCAATGGAAGATGATGGCTTCTTTATGTATACGTTAAGCATGCCTCCGGGAACCGGATTAACAAAAACTACAGAGGTTTCCAATAAAATCAATGCCATTCTGAAAAGTGTGGATGCCGTTCAGGAAAATACTTCCATTACAGGATACAACCTGTTAAGTAACAGTGCAGGACCGGCTTATGCAATGGGATTTGTTAAATTAAAACCTAAAAAAGAAAGAGGCGAAGTTCAGGATATTCAGGAAATTGTAGATATGGCCAACGGAAAACTGGCCGCTATTAAAGAAGGAAGCGTCATGACTTTCAGAATGCCTCCGGTAGAGGGATACGGGATGACCAATGATGCGGAAATCGTACTTCAGGACCGTATGGGAAGAGATCCGCAGGTTCTTAAGGCTAAAGCGGATGAGGTCATCGGGCAGCTGATGCAGATTCCGGAGGTGGCATTTGCCTATACCATGTTCAGGGCAGATTATCCTCAGCTTGAGCTGGAAGTGAATGAAGACAAAGCGAAACAGCTGGGAGTAAGTATCTCTAATCTTTTAGGATCTGTGCAGACGTATTTCTCAGGAGATCAGTCTCAGAACTTTTCAAGGTTCGGGAAATTTTACAGGGTGAATATTAAAGCTGACGGTGTTTTCAGAATGGATGAACAGGCGTTCAATGATATTTTTGTAAAGAATGAGAAAGGAGATATGGTGCCGGTGAATACTTTGATTACTTTGAAAAAAGTCTATGGCCCGGAATCTGTTCAGCGTTATAACCTTTATAATTCACTCAATATTAATGTGTCTCCAAAGCCTGGCATCAGTAACGGAGCATTGATGGATAAAATAGAGAAGACCCTGAACAATCTGCCGTCTGACTACAGCTATGAATGGACAGGATTAAGTTTAGAAGAGAAATCAGCAGGAAATCAGACGGTTGTGATCCTTGGGCTTTGCTTGCTGTTTGTATATCTGCTTCTTGCTGCACAATATGAAAGCTATATTCTTCCGTTAGCGGTTATGCTTTCTATTCCAACAGGGATTATAGGCGCATTCCTCGGCATAAAAACAATAGGACTGGATAACAACATTTATGTACAGGTAGGATTGATCATGCTGATCGGGTTGCTGGCCAAAAATGCGATTCTTATTGTGGAATTTGCCATTCAGCGACGAAAAGCCGGACTTTCCATTCTGGATTCTGCATTAGAAGGTGCCAAAGCAAGACTGCGTCCGATCATCATGACATCACTGGCATTTATTGTAGGGATGATTCCGTTGATGATCTCCACAGGAGGGATGGCTTCAGGAAATAAATCCATCAGTGTAAGTGCTGCGATAGGAATGCTCAGCGGAGTGGTTTTAGGAGTGTTTGTCATTCCCGTACTCTATATGTTCTTTCAGTACCTGGATGAGAAAATTTCATCCAAAAAGAAGTATCCCGCAATACAAAATCAATTGACCAATGAGAATATTTAA
- a CDS encoding efflux transporter outer membrane subunit — protein MRIFNIKNFLISGAMASVLVSCAVGKPYTRTDLQVPETYKESVQVTGDTVVLPWKTFFKDPKLIGLIDKALTRNNEVNVALKNIAQLDLIYKQAKLSLMPTLDLTAGANRSWASTNTLNGSLNEQFVGTKYIDDFSAALRLSWEVDIWGKAKMQKESAAAEYFAQKENLNAVKSRIVVQVAQAYYNLISLDEQLKIAEQNIELSNNTLKMMNLQFTAGQINSLAVQQSEAQKKTAELLIPLAKQNISVQENALSILCGEYPAKIEREGNLKAMIPENKLSEGLPAQLLSRRPDLKMAEFNVISLNSKTGLAKAAMYPSISLSPQIGLNSNKFSSWFDIPGSITKAIAANLAAPVFQKKELKTAYETALIEQEKAAINFKQSVMTAVGEVSDAMAKSKGSAERLELLEQRTAILDKGINDALKLYKSGMATYLEVITAQNNKLQNDLEAINVTLERLNAEVDLYRALGGGVQ, from the coding sequence ATGAGAATATTTAATATAAAGAACTTCCTTATTTCAGGCGCAATGGCATCAGTACTGGTGTCTTGTGCCGTGGGGAAACCCTATACAAGAACAGATCTGCAGGTTCCTGAAACATATAAAGAATCTGTACAGGTAACGGGAGATACGGTAGTGCTTCCATGGAAGACCTTTTTCAAAGATCCTAAACTGATCGGTTTGATAGACAAGGCACTCACCAGAAATAATGAGGTGAATGTAGCCCTGAAAAATATAGCCCAACTGGATCTGATCTACAAACAGGCTAAGCTGTCTCTGATGCCCACTCTGGATCTCACTGCAGGCGCCAACAGAAGCTGGGCTTCTACCAATACATTGAATGGCTCTCTGAATGAGCAGTTTGTAGGAACGAAATATATAGATGATTTCAGTGCTGCGCTAAGACTTTCATGGGAAGTGGATATCTGGGGAAAAGCTAAAATGCAGAAAGAATCTGCCGCTGCTGAATATTTTGCTCAAAAAGAAAATTTAAATGCTGTAAAAAGCAGAATCGTCGTCCAGGTGGCGCAGGCATATTACAATCTGATAAGCCTGGATGAACAGCTGAAAATTGCAGAGCAGAATATTGAACTGAGCAACAACACCCTTAAAATGATGAATCTTCAGTTTACTGCAGGTCAGATCAATTCACTGGCAGTTCAGCAGTCTGAAGCCCAGAAGAAAACTGCTGAACTGCTGATTCCGCTGGCAAAACAGAATATTTCCGTTCAGGAAAATGCTCTGAGCATCCTTTGTGGAGAATATCCCGCTAAAATTGAAAGAGAAGGAAACCTGAAAGCAATGATTCCTGAAAACAAACTTTCGGAAGGCCTTCCGGCACAGCTGCTGAGCAGAAGACCAGACCTGAAAATGGCTGAATTCAACGTGATCAGTCTGAATTCAAAAACAGGATTGGCAAAAGCGGCAATGTATCCAAGTATCAGCCTGAGCCCTCAGATTGGACTGAATTCCAATAAATTCAGCTCCTGGTTTGATATACCGGGATCTATTACCAAAGCGATTGCTGCCAACCTTGCTGCCCCGGTTTTTCAGAAGAAGGAATTGAAAACAGCTTATGAAACAGCATTGATTGAACAGGAAAAAGCAGCTATTAATTTTAAACAGTCTGTAATGACCGCTGTAGGAGAAGTTTCCGATGCCATGGCAAAATCTAAAGGTTCTGCGGAAAGATTAGAGCTTTTGGAACAGAGAACAGCCATTTTAGATAAAGGAATCAATGATGCCCTTAAACTGTATAAAAGCGGTATGGCCACTTATCTGGAAGTGATCACCGCCCAGAACAATAAGCTGCAGAACGATCTGGAAGCAATTAATGTAACGCTTGAAAGATTAAATGCTGAGGTGGACCTGTACAGAGCACTTGGCGGCGGAGTACAATAA
- a CDS encoding DUF4840 domain-containing protein: MKKFTVPRFLIAVLIVCAGIALYSCNNDGPDIPPVKLEELPGNYKGKLITIQGSARKESVKDFKVKKDTIMFAEFPVSEIVKTVVKDPVKTEAALKAIGKVKYNLKYTASVNTASNVVELTFAPKTLELQIPVDGANKKTIVTLAAKEKGFYVGMDRSLRFAVKAEKITVDGTALAPYEVIDYNFPFCIKN, translated from the coding sequence ATGAAAAAATTTACAGTACCCAGATTTTTAATAGCAGTTTTAATAGTATGTGCAGGAATTGCTTTATACTCCTGTAATAATGACGGGCCAGACATACCACCGGTAAAGCTGGAGGAATTACCGGGAAACTATAAAGGGAAATTGATTACCATACAGGGAAGTGCAAGAAAAGAAAGTGTGAAAGACTTTAAAGTAAAAAAAGACACCATCATGTTTGCCGAATTTCCTGTCAGTGAAATTGTAAAAACAGTAGTAAAAGATCCGGTAAAAACGGAGGCAGCATTAAAAGCAATAGGAAAAGTGAAGTATAACCTTAAATATACAGCATCCGTAAACACCGCCAGTAATGTTGTGGAATTGACATTCGCCCCTAAAACCCTGGAATTACAGATTCCTGTAGATGGAGCCAATAAAAAAACCATTGTAACACTGGCCGCTAAAGAGAAAGGATTTTATGTAGGAATGGACCGTTCCCTGAGGTTTGCTGTGAAGGCAGAGAAGATCACAGTAGACGGAACGGCACTTGCTCCTTATGAAGTGATTGATTATAATTTCCCTTTCTGTATAAAAAATTAA
- a CDS encoding RNA polymerase sigma factor gives MSENKEQILAERLLKKEEAAWKELFGAYSGNLAYVCSRYITEKEDAHDVLQNSFIKMFRSIESFEYRGNGSLRAWITRIVVNESLKYIRQNSDFKSAVEVEELSDMPEEEEPDFEEIPRDDIMNMIRLLPEGYRTVFNLYVFEKKSHKEIAGLLRIAENSSASQFHRAKAMLVQKIKEFKTSKKAQYE, from the coding sequence ATGAGTGAAAATAAAGAACAGATTTTAGCAGAACGCCTTTTGAAGAAGGAGGAAGCTGCCTGGAAAGAGCTTTTCGGAGCTTATTCCGGAAATCTGGCTTATGTCTGCTCCCGCTATATCACAGAAAAAGAAGATGCCCATGATGTGCTTCAGAACAGTTTCATTAAAATGTTCCGTTCGATAGAATCTTTTGAGTACAGGGGAAATGGATCTTTAAGAGCCTGGATAACCCGTATTGTGGTGAATGAATCTCTGAAGTACATCAGACAGAACAGTGATTTTAAATCAGCGGTAGAAGTAGAGGAACTGTCTGATATGCCTGAAGAAGAGGAACCGGATTTTGAGGAAATTCCGAGAGATGATATTATGAATATGATCAGATTGCTTCCGGAGGGCTACAGGACTGTTTTCAACCTGTATGTGTTTGAGAAAAAGAGCCATAAAGAGATTGCCGGGCTTCTGAGAATTGCAGAGAACTCTTCTGCATCTCAGTTTCACCGGGCGAAAGCAATGCTTGTTCAGAAAATAAAAGAGTTTAAAACGTCAAAAAAAGCACAATATGAATAA
- a CDS encoding outer membrane beta-barrel protein: protein MNNEWLNSLRSRMEDHEEEVPDGLWDDIRGELFSDEEDRSALFGGASESQHEEGGKQKAEGLRSIQKTLLYRMTGIAAAIVLLIVLMKILPGEKEHKVLAQKKTDVKSGEEKKSVQKGLEFPAGTDIKENINISSDHSLAENRLDSDTEEKTLKQISSGNVGKDGTKNNKNISEPGKTDSGSGIFVPENSESQKIAAGETVNNNAQEKPAEEIVKEQVKELYVENTKNKTVKPHQKRSWMLSMLTGNASSNSAEQQFPGYASISGQPMNVEEVWTTTEYEDDPLMEILLANQSKPVEARIRHKIPVTFGLSLYYNLGKRWGIGTGVNYTKLASELHSGSGTNYIKGDQTVHYIGIPVQVNYNVIRKGRFTGYVTGGALLEKPVSGSITTNYIVNDEVKETIKEKLDHKPLQFSVNTAVGLQLKVIDKFGIYAEPGIGYHFKGDNAPNTIYKEKPLYFNVKFGVRLLLD, encoded by the coding sequence ATGAATAATGAGTGGTTAAATAGCCTGCGTAGCAGAATGGAAGACCATGAAGAAGAGGTTCCTGATGGATTGTGGGATGACATCAGAGGTGAATTGTTCTCTGACGAAGAAGACAGGAGCGCTTTGTTCGGAGGGGCTTCTGAATCACAGCATGAAGAAGGCGGGAAGCAGAAGGCAGAAGGTTTACGTTCCATACAGAAGACACTGCTGTATCGTATGACAGGAATTGCAGCAGCTATTGTACTGCTCATTGTGCTGATGAAAATTCTGCCCGGAGAAAAAGAACATAAAGTGCTTGCTCAGAAAAAGACGGATGTAAAAAGTGGAGAAGAAAAAAAATCTGTTCAGAAAGGATTGGAATTTCCCGCCGGGACAGATATTAAAGAGAATATCAATATAAGTTCTGATCATTCTTTAGCTGAAAATAGATTGGATTCAGATACTGAGGAGAAGACTTTAAAGCAGATCAGTTCCGGAAATGTAGGGAAGGATGGAACAAAAAATAATAAAAACATTTCGGAACCCGGAAAAACAGATAGCGGATCAGGAATATTTGTCCCTGAAAATTCTGAATCTCAAAAAATAGCAGCAGGCGAAACAGTAAATAATAATGCTCAGGAAAAACCTGCTGAAGAAATAGTAAAAGAGCAGGTAAAAGAATTATATGTTGAGAATACGAAGAATAAAACAGTAAAACCTCATCAGAAAAGATCGTGGATGCTGAGCATGCTTACTGGCAATGCATCGTCCAACTCTGCAGAGCAGCAGTTTCCAGGGTATGCCTCCATCAGCGGGCAGCCAATGAATGTTGAAGAAGTTTGGACTACCACTGAATACGAAGATGATCCTTTAATGGAAATATTGCTGGCCAACCAGAGCAAGCCGGTAGAAGCACGGATCAGGCATAAGATTCCGGTCACATTCGGGTTGTCGCTTTATTATAACCTGGGAAAAAGATGGGGAATAGGAACCGGTGTGAATTACACTAAGCTGGCCTCTGAGCTCCATTCAGGAAGTGGTACCAATTACATCAAAGGAGATCAGACTGTTCATTATATAGGAATTCCGGTTCAGGTCAATTATAATGTGATCCGGAAGGGAAGGTTCACGGGATATGTTACCGGAGGAGCATTGCTGGAGAAACCAGTATCAGGAAGCATTACAACGAACTACATCGTGAATGATGAGGTGAAAGAAACAATAAAGGAAAAGCTGGATCATAAGCCCCTGCAGTTTTCTGTCAATACCGCTGTGGGGCTTCAGCTGAAAGTCATTGATAAATTCGGGATTTATGCAGAGCCGGGAATAGGGTATCATTTTAAGGGAGATAATGCTCCTAATACCATTTATAAAGAAAAGCCACTCTATTTTAATGTAAAGTTCGGAGTCAGATTGCTGCTTGACTGA
- a CDS encoding T9SS type A sorting domain-containing protein produces the protein MKTKLIFLAVLLFSFLNIKAQCNPTITSPRLGVKIKGSILFCESESEVLSTQTYGTYQWYKQQWTWQTPNTNPWVAIPGATSQQLTISGSDQLYYFKVAVTQGDCVAESPAILADGYAYGLPAMMSTYTPGTYEEVGMGVVNVCDGASVQFDDVFPAVYGKHTWFRCVPGSNPPASNDPCIIPGVNGDTYVATQTGKYGFYACTEYCPEQCYMLDPLTFVQLNFGNWEFCSNLSTGEVKTKDNNLKVYPNPTAQFLYIGKESDKNYKEVTIIDMTGKLILKKNNHKYNQGIDVSNLVPGNYIIISKSDNGSEYKNRFIKK, from the coding sequence ATGAAAACAAAACTAATTTTTTTAGCCGTTCTATTATTCAGCTTTCTGAATATAAAGGCACAGTGTAATCCTACCATTACCAGTCCCAGACTTGGTGTAAAGATCAAAGGGAGCATCCTGTTCTGTGAGAGTGAAAGTGAAGTGCTTTCAACGCAGACGTACGGAACTTACCAATGGTATAAGCAGCAATGGACGTGGCAGACCCCTAACACCAATCCATGGGTTGCTATTCCGGGAGCAACCTCACAACAGCTTACCATTAGCGGCTCAGATCAGTTGTATTATTTTAAAGTAGCCGTTACCCAGGGAGATTGTGTAGCAGAAAGTCCTGCTATATTAGCAGATGGTTACGCTTACGGCTTGCCTGCCATGATGTCTACCTATACTCCGGGAACTTATGAAGAAGTAGGTATGGGAGTAGTGAATGTATGTGATGGAGCTTCGGTTCAGTTTGATGATGTATTCCCTGCTGTGTATGGGAAGCATACCTGGTTCAGGTGTGTTCCGGGAAGCAATCCTCCGGCATCCAATGATCCGTGTATTATTCCGGGAGTTAACGGAGATACTTATGTTGCTACCCAGACCGGGAAATATGGTTTCTATGCCTGCACGGAATATTGTCCGGAACAATGCTATATGCTGGATCCGCTTACGTTTGTACAGCTTAATTTCGGAAACTGGGAATTCTGCAGTAATCTGAGTACGGGAGAAGTAAAAACGAAGGATAACAACCTGAAAGTGTATCCGAATCCTACCGCTCAGTTCCTTTATATCGGGAAAGAATCAGATAAGAATTACAAAGAAGTTACCATCATAGATATGACCGGAAAACTTATTCTGAAAAAGAATAATCACAAATATAATCAGGGGATCGACGTAAGCAACCTGGTGCCCGGAAATTATATAATCATCTCTAAAAGTGACAACGGAAGCGAATATAAGAACAGATTTATAAAAAAATAA
- a CDS encoding TlpA family protein disulfide reductase, translating to MKKIFAFFLIINAIAILAQEKALRTFPDMESKLDVHFPIEKFRDKNGKPYPVNYLEGRTSLINFWFSACAPCIQEIPVLNKVQEALPDSNFIGITYDNAEKVKAFISRHQYKFAQITDAEKELKEYLTVQRYPMSLIIGRDGKVKEVIGVVTEEKIPTILEKMKN from the coding sequence ATGAAAAAGATATTTGCCTTTTTTCTTATTATTAATGCAATTGCAATACTGGCGCAGGAAAAAGCATTACGAACATTTCCTGATATGGAATCCAAGCTCGATGTACATTTTCCCATCGAAAAGTTTCGGGATAAAAACGGAAAACCGTATCCGGTAAATTATCTGGAGGGCAGAACCAGCCTTATTAATTTTTGGTTTTCTGCCTGTGCACCGTGTATACAGGAAATTCCTGTTTTAAATAAAGTTCAGGAAGCGTTACCTGACTCTAATTTTATCGGAATCACTTATGATAATGCTGAAAAAGTAAAAGCCTTTATTTCCAGACACCAATATAAGTTTGCACAGATCACTGATGCAGAAAAAGAATTAAAAGAATACCTGACTGTACAAAGGTATCCTATGTCACTGATCATTGGCCGGGATGGGAAAGTAAAAGAAGTTATCGGTGTTGTTACTGAAGAAAAGATCCCAACAATCCTGGAGAAAATGAAAAACTGA
- a CDS encoding 3'-5' exonuclease, which translates to MKFSSDLVIYDLEGSCKTFGKNEINETNIIEIGAVKLDKKTFEIKSEFSILIKPKHFSILPEITEITNITNDMVENEKYFDEAIPLFLDWYGEKNKSTLAGWGLYYDLPLLRKEFTEFGLDYNQYFVGGGFDIRALGVYWLAKKNISTSGISLERVLEKMNIKEDFKFHRALDDAKATAFILQHILNEK; encoded by the coding sequence ATGAAATTTTCAAGTGATTTAGTCATTTATGATCTGGAAGGAAGTTGCAAAACTTTTGGAAAAAATGAAATAAATGAAACCAATATAATAGAAATAGGGGCTGTAAAACTGGACAAGAAAACTTTTGAAATAAAAAGTGAGTTCTCAATATTAATAAAACCCAAACATTTTTCCATTCTGCCTGAAATCACGGAGATTACAAATATTACCAATGATATGGTTGAAAATGAAAAATATTTTGATGAAGCAATACCCCTGTTTTTAGATTGGTACGGAGAAAAAAATAAATCAACTTTAGCCGGTTGGGGATTATACTATGATCTACCACTTTTGAGGAAAGAATTTACAGAATTCGGATTAGATTATAATCAATATTTTGTTGGTGGAGGTTTTGACATCAGGGCATTGGGGGTTTATTGGCTGGCAAAAAAAAATATTTCTACATCCGGAATTTCTTTAGAAAGAGTTTTAGAAAAAATGAATATAAAAGAAGATTTTAAATTTCACCGGGCATTAGACGATGCAAAAGCAACAGCATTCATATTGCAACACATTCTTAATGAAAAATAA
- a CDS encoding nuclear transport factor 2 family protein: MKIAALLLSVGLGLISCDNETLKKDKNMEPSNKEKVVALLKSIETGAKEPVSYINPNKYIQHNLAISDGLAGFAEVLQQLPPNSAKVNTIRAFQDGNYVFTHTDYNFFGPKIGFDIFRFEDGKIVEHWDNLQEKPSKPNPSGHTMTDGPVEIKDLEKTEANKTLVTKFVDDILVNGKMDKLAGYFDGDNYIQHNPSIPDKVSGLGAALQALAEQGIFIKYNKIHKVLGQGNFVLVVSEGYFGSDHDAFYDLFRVENGKIAEHWDVIEKILPKEQWKNNNGKF; this comes from the coding sequence ATGAAAATAGCAGCCTTACTGTTAAGTGTCGGATTGGGATTAATATCCTGCGATAATGAAACCTTAAAAAAAGATAAGAATATGGAACCCTCAAACAAAGAAAAAGTTGTTGCACTTTTAAAAAGCATTGAAACAGGAGCAAAAGAACCTGTAAGTTACATTAATCCCAATAAATACATCCAGCATAACCTGGCTATTTCTGATGGTTTAGCCGGCTTTGCAGAAGTTTTGCAGCAGTTACCTCCTAATTCTGCGAAGGTTAATACCATACGTGCCTTTCAGGATGGCAACTATGTTTTTACTCATACAGACTATAATTTTTTCGGTCCTAAAATAGGTTTTGATATTTTCCGTTTTGAAGACGGTAAAATTGTAGAGCATTGGGACAATCTTCAGGAAAAACCATCAAAGCCCAACCCAAGCGGACACACCATGACGGATGGTCCCGTTGAAATAAAAGATCTTGAAAAGACAGAAGCCAATAAAACCCTGGTAACCAAATTTGTGGATGACATCCTTGTAAATGGTAAAATGGATAAGTTGGCCGGTTATTTTGATGGTGATAACTACATTCAGCATAACCCCAGTATTCCCGATAAAGTTTCCGGCTTAGGAGCCGCATTACAGGCATTGGCAGAACAGGGAATTTTTATTAAATATAATAAAATCCATAAAGTTCTCGGACAGGGAAATTTTGTTTTGGTAGTAAGTGAGGGCTATTTTGGGAGTGATCACGATGCTTTCTATGACTTGTTCAGAGTTGAAAACGGAAAAATTGCCGAACATTGGGATGTTATAGAAAAGATTCTGCCGAAAGAGCAATGGAAAAATAATAACGGTAAATTTTAG